The DNA segment agcaagaaaaaaaaatcaacgatgTTGAAATtgtccccccttttttttttcttgcatgtgtGCCATGTTCACGTCATATATCGGCCACCCTTTGTACCGGCATGTCGGGAATGATTTGTTCTGGGAAGTGCACAAAAGAAAGATTTAGGTAGAAATGTTGAGTGGTTAAAGTTGAGACACGTCCATTTTTGTGAGTTAGTGAAGCGCTAAACGGTGCCGGGTAATCTACGCTGTGACGACATTATTGACTCTGCACGTATAAACAAACTCGTCAATTGTGAAATTATAACTCTTTCAAAACACAAGGTCGGGAGGTCAGTATTTGTATCGTTAAGAAGTATCCTCTTTAACTGTTCCTAAACAGAAAACGCTCTTTAAAAAAGTAATAATTATCTAGCTTATGTGTTCTTTGGAGAATAGCGGGAAGCATAGATAACTGGTGTTTACTAGGTTATTGGCAGGTCTTTAGTGCATAGATGTATTTGAAAAATATATGAAACAATAGTTGAAGCCTCTTTATTGCTATTATGATTTTAGCACGCACAAGTTTTTTGAAGACCAGTTAGCATTAAACTATGCAGAAGAAACAATTTGATAAATTGCAGCACACTGAACGATTTATTCTATGTTTCTTTGTTTGCCTACGCATTTGCAATCATTCTTGTGAAAAATGGTTCGATAACGATTACAGACGCAACATTACGTATCACATCAAGCCTGGACCGACACCGGATATGGTTTTCTACACTGTGGACGATGGTAAATATTGCAGCCTTGGAATTGcggcggtctctctctctctctctctctctctatatatatatatatatatatatatatatatatatatatatatatatatatattccttattACACATTGCGCCAGAAGTACGCTTTTATTCATAAAAAAGTCGCTCTTTTGCTTCATAATGGTCCAGACTTCGTGCTGACTAATACTAGTATTTATTCCTAGACCACCaattgggggggagggggctttaAGGCATTGCAGATTTTTTAAAGGTCCTTTAAATGTGATGACTAAGAAAAAATTAATAATACCACAGCATGTGTCAGCATGTTTACGGTGTGCTGAAGCTAGTGACAAGCCGACTATTGCACCAAAAAGGGATGGAGTGAAATAAATAACCGTAAGGCCAATACCACATGTTACGACAACGTAAAACTATCAAATAAAGCTACTTCGTTTCTAAGCTGAATCTTTCATTATTTTCAATGCTGATGACTTAGGAAGGTCAACGACTTCAGACTCGGCAAATTTTAGATATAAAGATAAGGAAGATGGTGCCGTGTTTTCGTGGAAGATAAACTTTGTAATCGTCACCAAGGAAAGCTGATATGAAAGATAGAGTTTGTTTCTAGGCCAATAAAAGTAAGCGATCATGATCATATATCGTTCGAAAAATACAGAAGCGAGACAATTTTCAGCGTGTGGCAACGGAAGAACATTAAGGATATATCTCACGATAGTTATATTGAATGTTCGACGACTGTTTGCTAGTACGAAACGTATCGTACCGCATTTCTACATTGGTGAAAAGTGTTCTAGTACAACACAAACGTCAGCGACATAAGAATGCCCGTTATTAAAGCCTGTTAAGTGCAAGGCAGCCAAACCTGCCCTCCATTATCATTTCACCCTGTTTCTGCGCGTTCTTTTCAGGTGAATAGCCATTGAGTTAACTCAGCATAGGCCGTCTGTTGATAAAAGCTCATCTAAGAAAAACATTTTATACTATCtatgctttgtatttccaatcaTGCGACCATTGCGTCTTACTTTTGCGTCGTTTGGTATTGGAAAGAACCCATAATTCGATCATACATGTCTCGTATATGCAAAGCTGTTGCAGTAGTCGAGCTACGCACGACGCAATCGGAAGTAAATGTAGCCTCTCGCTCGCGTTCCAAGGTGGCATAGCAGGGTATACGTTTGTCAATTCTAGCGGGAGTGACGGCGCTTCGGAGAGCTCCTTCCTATTAGTAGATATAATCTATCAAACTGCAACCTGTATTCATCAGGAGTCATAAGGTTTACAACAACATAATTTTCGCCACAAGTTAGACAGTTACTTGGCTATGGCGCCCCTCCGTTCGACACAAAGGGTCAATAAAAGGCACGAAGAGGCTCGCGCAACTAGACAGCACATCGGGGATATTGTAGCAGTGGAAAAGTAACCACCCGATGGGAATGCGCTTCGTCATCAGCATGGTGTACATTCATCAACGGCACAACTTTAATCATTCGGCCGTACAGTCATCTGATGCATATACTCGAGCGGGTGTGCCACTAGTGCTTACAGGTGAATTGAGCTTGGCTCCGCCAGATTGAGAACTCCTATGCGCGACACTGCGATGAAAATTTTAGCCTGCAGCTGGCAAACCATGCCACCTTCACCGATCCATGTCCTGGTTCCACTTTCATACACGGCATTCACACTCTCTACAGGAACTTCGTGTCGTACTTCTTGACACAAATGCCACGATGTCACCGCGCAAGAGACATCTCTTCTTTGGTGACGAGCCGATGGAAACGATGCCTTCAGCATGCAACATGCCAGCAACAAGCCACTAAAAGACAAGTAATGTGGGGTTGTCCTAAACACGGGGCTACCTGGAAAAGCATCATGGATTGAATACCCCGAGATATCCAGCCATCCCTATTGGGCAAATCGATTTGTGCCTCGCCACATCAGTACAGAAGGCGATTTCATTATTTAAGCGAAGCTCGTTGAATTCGTCTACAGTGAAGATGGACTAGGCCTTTGACACCTTTGAAACCTCCCTTGGACATACGAAAAACCAAGACCCTCTTAAGTGACATCTACACGCGACTTTGATGCTCAAAGCAAGTGGTACATTTTCTCTTGTTTTAGATAAAGACGTTACAAACAAAAACTCACCGTTACACCAGGTTCAGCTTGCTCAGCCCGCGAAGTGCCACGGATCAAATGAAAGCCCCCAAGCCGCTACAGCCCCAAGCCGCCGATCCAGCCACTGCCGGCACCCGAGTCACCTCACTAAACCGAGTTGCATCAGTGGCTGTCTAACTTTCTACTACATATCCTACCTTGGAATAACCAGCGTTAGAGTGCAAAACATAGGGCCCGAATAGACAGCGATCATGACTGCGAGATTAGACCGCATATAAAAACTAACGTTATCGTAAGTTAAGCACGCAATCTTTGTAATGCGAGAACGCATGCAGCTTGTGCATTGGGTTGCGTCATTTCATTTCGCTAGTGCTGGTACAACCTAGGCACTACAGGTGCTCAAATTGCACtaatccgccccccccccccaaccagcACGGATATCGGCGAAACAGCCAATACAGTTACTCGCTTTAAACCGCATACAAGGCAAGCGCTTCATAACGACGCCGTCCGGTGTTGTGAACATGGTCCAGAACTCGGGAAATAACAGTTTAATTAGTGTAATTAATAAGTTCTTGCACCATGAACCTATTCAGTTACCTACTTAACAAACAAACATGTTTAGAATTCTTCGAGGCAGCTAACTGCTCACAATGTGTTGATGGCCGCATTCCGCTACAGtgtcatgatttttttttacgttgtagCATGTGTGTTCCTTTACTGTAAGCTCCAGCTATTACACCTGTTTATCTTTTTGCAGATTATGATTTCGTGCAAGTAGGCCATTTTATTTACTCTGATTACAAGAGCTGCGCTGTCGTGGGGTTTCCCTTCGGTGGCAGGCAAGGTGAGGACGAACGTCTTTTCCAGTTTTTACAGAGTTACAAAAAACTGTCGAAGCCAGTCATCGCAAAAGCACTGGCGATGCACACCTAAATTGGTGGAGAAGTCCAGAGTCTGCGTAGTAAAAAACTAAAAGTGTTTACAATCTTGTCGTCTCCCAGCACAATATAAGCAACTCATTATTGTCATCAAATCATCCCAACCGCTTACCTTACTTTAAACGCGCTGTTTCTTGGATAATTATGCTAAAACTTGCATAGCGTGTCTTCAAAAAGATATATGACATATGGGAGGGGTTGCCACTATGAAGTAGGAAGGAAGGAGAGTATTTAAACCGCGAAGATGTTTCACGTTAAATTAATGTTCTCTCGGGAGCAGTACAGTTCTCAACTGTACAGCGTCTGTGCACCATAAACGGCGGCCGGTCAGTCATCAGGTGTCGTATCTGAATGGTTCGCGAGATAAGACCTACATGAAAGCGAACAATGTATAGAGCCCGAATAAGTGGCTATAAACACAGCGTATGCAAAAATGGAAGATGACGGGATGAAGCTGGAAGAACAATTGACTTTTGATTGGAGGAGTTAACAAGTATGTAACCACCGGTAGTCCTCCGGCGTATGCACGAAAATCATCCAACAGTGcttaatgtatgtatgtatgtatgtatgtatgtatgtatgtatgtatgtatgtatgtatgtatgtatgtatgtatgtatgtatgtatgtatgtatgtatgtatgtatgtatgtatgtatgtatgtatgtatgtatgtatgtatgtatgtatgtatgtatgtatgtatgtatgtatgtatgtatgcatgtatgcatgtatgcatgtatgcatgtatgcatgtatgcatgtatgcatgtatgcatgtatgtatgtatgtatgtatgtatgtatgtatgtatgcatgtatgcatgtatgtatgtacgtatgtagaACGCAGTACACAATCAGAATCCTTTAGATCACCAGTTTGGTGACACATGCGAACGCGTCTTTCCAAAGCGAGTGTCtgttttatcatcatcattttaGAGTAAGAACTTTGAACAGATGCTGGTTTGAAAATTTAGGGTGTCTTTATTGATGCAAAAGCATTACGTGGCCCATTGACCGAAGAAAACCGGCGTCTGTAGGAGCGAAAGACACCTAAATTTCTATTGGCTGCGGCGCCACGTCACGTGCAAGCCTGACTGGAGCAGAGTGGGTGATGGAGGCCACCTGCTGGCGCGCCAGGTGtggcgtgaggggagagggcaacgCCACGGCATGTTATAAAATGTTACAAGCAACCATGAGTAGTTTCCTTGCAATGTGTCACCTCTCTTGTACTACAGCCGGCTGTAATACCATCACGAGTAAACAGTAAAGTACACTTGATGGTCTCCTTTGATCATAAAGCAGCCAGAAAAGGCGCCGTGTCAAAAGGACGTAATGACAAAGGGAACCAAGCGGAAGGAAAGATAAGCGTACATCGGGCTCGGTATTTACGAAGAATTATTGCTTATTAGGTATACCGCGTGGTAGGACCACAGGACGGAATAACTGTGCctcttttatcatcatcatcatcatcatcatcatcatcatcatcatcatcatcatcatcatcagcctggttacgcccactgcagggcaaaggcctttcccatacttctccaactaccccggtcatgtactaattgtggccatgttgtccctgcaaacttcttaatctcatccgccctcctaactttctgccgccctctgctacgcttaccttcccttggaatccattcggtaactcttaataaccatcggttatcttcccttctcattaggtgtcctgcccacgcccatttctctttcttgatttcaactaagatatcatgaactcgcgtttgctccctaacccaatctgcccttttcttatcccttaacgttacacctatcattcttcttcccatagctcgttgccctCTAGCAAAGATTCGACCATGGCGTAGGGTTGGCGCTTATTCTGCACTCCTTTAATTACTCTTTGCACCCCCTTTCTTGTGTTTTGtcacttttcatttctttctgtcCCCATCAGCCTTCCTTGGTATGCGGTAGCCTAACTGGTGTCAGCCGTTAACCACCCAGTGTTTGCTTCCTGTAATGTGGGTCGCTGTTTGTTGTTTTAAACGTCATACTGTGCTGTTATTGTGGCGGCGATTGTGAACGGCTGTGATCTTGCATATGTGCTCCATCTCTAGTTTCTTATCTTTCCACCTCCCCTCCCACATTCACCAGTATAGGGCAGGAAACAGAGTGTTCAGTTCTGATTATTCTCGctgctttcctcctttctttttcctctctctcttacTGTATATCCATCTTACTCGTTCTGTCTTGACAGAGTGCATATTGTGGACTACGAAGGACGTTTTGAACGATGTGCCGGAACACTGTATGGACCAGTACAAGGACATCTGTGGCGATGCGGTGAACCTCTACGACGAAGAAAGCTGTGCTGCATTTGCCCCGTAGgaaggccatttcatgtggcatcgTCATCAATTTGACAAGTTTTCAATGAAGTTCAGGAAAGAAGACAAAACAGAATAACGAAGGAATACTTCTAGACTGCCTCTAAAATGGGGAAAACTGGACATCACAATTGCTACAGCCATAATAATGATTCTTATTAAAATCAATCCTTGGCGCTCAGCGAATGTTTTTGCGAGTTTGAGTTTCATGGAGACATCAATACAACAGCTACCGCAAACTGCTACGTAGATAAGCGAAACATGCAACATTGCGTATAGGGGCTGTGTGTCgctttcgaacacttgcttatGCGCATTTTCTGCAATGCGCATGTTTGAGTGAAACTCCTGAAACTTCATACAGACAGCAGCCTTTTCCGTGAGTATATATGTAAACGTCGGGGTACGTTGATTTTTTGAGCCCACTGCGCGAATTTTCTTAGTGATTCGCGAAATGCTCACAAAACTCTGGAATGCTCGAATTAGTAGTTCTTAACAAGGTTGTAGTTTACCTGGACTGTTTAACTATTTAACATATGCTATCGACAAGCTGCTTCCtatttcaaataaatgtaaataaattccCTTGTTTTTAGTTCACTAATGAACTGAGGAGAGCAGCTATACACTTCGGATAACTGATTAAAATTAGGCGAAAACGAATATactatcatttttttcaaataacatAAATGTCCTGAACACTTGAAATGTTTGGCGCTAGGTAGAATGGTACTGAACAAGAACTGAAATGAAAAGCAACACGAAGCCgttattaaggcaaaagccttatatGTCCCAGTCAGTCTGCCTTGATCGAAAACGCGTCGACGACACGGAAGGTATCAAAAGGCCATGAACACTCGACCTTTGGTGTGAGGCGAAACCACCACCTTTGGGTTTAATTACGGCTACAAACCCTGGACCTCTCTCGAACCACAACCATTTGTGGGAGCCCAATCCATGATCTTTGGTATTAACGAATACGACGTAAATTCAGGCAGATTTAAGAtggagttaaggcactcgaacccacgaactttggtTGGAGTCCAACCCTCGGCCtatggtgttaatgaaggcgacgATAACTCAAGCACAGTTCATTCGGACTAAGTTCCACATACGTTTCTCCTATAGCATGCTTCGTGTCGTTGCGGTCTTGGCCTGAGCATTCCTTCTTGCGAAAGATGGCGGCCAAATCAGCTGATTTATCCCCATATAGAAAAGTGCTCTTCAGTCCGtgtgtggtattgcagaaggCATGTTTCATCAGTAGCAGCCGGAGGGGGCTAGTACTCTGAATACAATGCGAATACCGACCGTATGACACTCTTTAATCTACGTGCCAAGACCGCAACTACCACGCCCCAGATTTCAGAAAGATGTCTACCTTCAAGAACATCAAATTATTTTAGGATATTCAACGAAGTGCCTATGCTGTTCGGGAAATAAGCTGGCAGCCCTCTTGTATGCCTgaataaaaaaattctgaaagTACCATCAACGTGCCTCGTTTTGTTCATCGAAGAGGCTGAGTAAACGAACTACGTACTGTCGGCCAAAGATGTAAACGGACCACGACTTAGGTGGGCGTATCGGCTGCGCGGTGGCACCGCGACTCTGATATTCGCTCCGCGTGCTGACGGCGAGAGTCCCCCAAGGGACGCCAGTCTTTGATCGTTCTCACAGGGTTCCTTGTcccgcttgataaatttctagtgcaccgtttGGTCGTTATGCTGCTGACGGTGGCGACCAAGGAGGTCAAAgcaaaactgctggagtggaaggaGCGCCAGTCGAGTGAAGCCGCCGTGTCGCCATCTTGCAGGGGGCAAAAGCACGCCAGTCACCGCAGCTTATGTGTTTCGAGTCGTCGTGTCTTGCCGTGTGCGGTGCTGTGACGATCCCAATTGGACTAGCGCGCTATACGGTGTTTTTAGGCACGTTGACGCATAAGCAGTTCACATGTTAGCGTTATCCTTCTCGTTTAAAAAGGTTGCAGATTAGCGTCGTCTTGCTCTAGAACAGGGGAAAATATATTTCAAGCTAAAAGGAAACGGCCGCCACCAAAGTTCCGAGACCCTCGAGGCAATGGGGATGCTAAAGCACCAGGAACCCCTGACGATAATGACGACAATAATGGATACTTATGTTTGTTGCATGTACTGCTATTTGTTATGACATATTTTCAGTTTGTAATTGGTTTTTGTTGTGACAGTTTTCATGATCGGTGAATTTCAACCCTGCATTAACGAAGTGAATAAACACTCATTATTGCGCCAATTTTTCCTACTTTGCGGCAGCTGCAGATTGATGCCGATAAAATGGCAAGACGTTCCCGTACTCGGATAGCTGCCATCCGGAGGCCTCCAATATGGCTCGCCTCATAGCCCACAGTGTTACGTTAAGCAATTGGAAACCGCTGGAAAAGATGGTGAACAGCCGCTACGAAGGTCTTGGTAGGCTGCTTCTTGCCCATCACAAGATGGCCGCCACCGGCTTCATCCGAGCCTATAGGCCGGTATAGGCGGCTTGtgctccagcagtttttctttaatctccttggtcgcgacgaaggggaccgcGCACAGCCGGTAGTCCAGCACATGGCGTGGTCGTGCGGTAGCGGATGGCCGCAGGGCATAAAACCGCGGAACTGAGAAGGAACGGAGACCCGTTCTGAATGTTGATTTGCTTATATTTAACTTATCTTTCGTATTAGTGCATGTCACCTGCATCCACTGCTCCTCAATTTTAGGCACCATCACGCAAGTAGCCACAACAGCATCTACTGCGACGCGCAGTCCTTCACGGCGGCGCGATAATTTAGAGGCGCCGAGCTTTACTGCGGGCCCGGCTTCTCTGTCGAGGTTACATTCCCGGCATTTTCTCCAGCAGTGGTTCAATATCAGTGGCGCCTCTGAAAACTGCTTTACATAGCTACTGCAATGCGTTGTCCATTATAAAACAGCGGTTATCGCAAGATATTTCCGTGTAGCAACGAGTAGTAGCTCTTGCAGATGTAAACATCAATAACTGGTAGTTGTTTCTTGGTCGCCAGTTGTAGAAGGTCACACAAAGGGCTCAATCTAGGGACTTTAAGTCGCACGACATCCGAAGAGGCAGTGTAAACTCACCGTGAGTGTGCGACATGTCTGAGCGACGCAGCAACAAAAGCAATTGCTTTTGGGCAGAAGAAACAGCGCTCTGTCGGCTAGCATGCGTCTCACAACTTTCACGTGAGGAAAAACGCCGCCAGTAGCGTCAAAGGCATAACACTTCGATGGTGCAATGGGACCGAAGGCAAACTGTCGGCCTCAGTCAGCGCTTGACGAAACATTACACAATAGTAGCTCTGACCTAGTGATGCCCACATGAGCTCGGAAGGAACGCTGTCTTCGCGGAGATGCTTGACGGGCGTGGAATGATACTTTTGTCTTTATTGAGGGCGACTGGCCCATGCGAACGCTTTCCACTTGCTGAGGTCCACAGCGCGGGGCGGACTCACAGCGTCTTTCATTTTTCGACTGCTccctctctatctcatctttctattgtCTCTTTCGCgtcctccagtgtagggtagccaaacaggcgcatttctggttgacatccctgcctaATGTTTTTCTTTGCTCCTCCACTTCGGCTCATGAGTCAGTCACATCCTATAGTTACCTTGGTGTCCACTGTGCTAGCTTCTGCATTTACTCGGTATTTCCATGTGAACAAAGCAATTAGCCACGGTGAGCGCCGTTTAGTACACGTTTGCCGCAATAATTGAACAGCTTCTACATCTGTAGCCCTTATGCTGTGCAAATCTCCAATCCACAGTAAGCTTGCCTGTATTGCCCCAGTTTGGCACTTTAGCACCGGTACACTAACTACAGCGCTTCATCTGGCCCTAAATAACGTGCTTCGCTTTATATTTCCTGACTACAGTCGTACTGCCGCTATAAGTGCAATGAAGGATTCGCCGCTACTTCCACCCCTTGCCAGTCGTCATCAATTCCCAATATTCGCATTGTCTGTAAAAAAGAATTTACAGTGTTATCCTTCACAAGGACGCCAAggcaaatatacctggtagcgaagcttccataaatttcc comes from the Dermacentor variabilis isolate Ectoservices chromosome 2, ASM5094787v1, whole genome shotgun sequence genome and includes:
- the LOC142572777 gene encoding uncharacterized protein LOC142572777 gives rise to the protein MAANTKAAFSVIYMLALALTNVRAEGKHQLERGIVDAFQLFRTFPYAVAVYDVDNDGDLDCLTTVRTNFMEEPLSATYVFILKGLGGNESRNITYHIKPGPTPDMVFYTVDDDYDFVQVGHFIYSDYKSCAVVGFPFGGRQECILWTTKDVLNDVPEHCMDQYKDICGDAVNLYDEESCAAFAP